The segment TAATAATTTTTTTGTTTTCAATACAATACCCCCTCTTTATATTTATTTACTGTTTTTCTAATATTTGTTATTATTAATATTATCACTTATGTAACAATATGTCAATATTGTAAATAAAATCTATGTAATTATTTACAACTTGTATAAGCATTTAAGTTAAAAAATAACTGTCCCACTGAAAAATCAGTGAGACAGCTATTTTTTATGATTTATTTTTCTCTACCATCAGTATAGGCATATTTAAATTCTATTCCTGTTCCAAATAATGGTGTCATTAAATTCTTAACATATTTGTACATATATGTGTTTTTCCTTGAATAAGTTGTAGGAACTATCACAGAATCTTCATATAAAAGTATTTTTTCTGCTTCTTTGTAAGCTTTTAATCTTTCTTCATTATCTAAAGTACTCATTGCAGTTTTTATTAAATCATCATATTTTTTATTTGACCAACCTGTTGGAACCATGTTAGCATCTGTCATCCACATATCAAAGAAAGTGTTTGGGTCATTATAATCTCCTGTCCAGGCCATTGCAGCCATTTCATATTTCATTTCATTAGTTCTCTTTTGGAATACTCCCCATTCAACATATTCTGCTATAATATTAACCCCTAAACTTTTCTTGTACATTTCCTGTTCGTACTCTGCTAGAGTTCTGAAGGTTTGATCTGTTCCAGCCAATAAAAAGTTAATTTTTAATTTGCTTGGATCTGGATCCATACCAAGTTCTTTTAATCCCTTTATCAAAAGTTCTTTTGGATTTGGATTTTCTTCAGCCAATTTTTTAATTGGTTCTTCTCCTACAGCATCTCTAAAATCCTTATTTCCAATTAGTACAGAAGGTGGGCACCAACCATATGCAGGAACATTCTTACCTTTAGATATTACTTCTGCATAATCTTCTCTAGTAAAGGCTAAAGAAAATGCCTTTCTCACATTTATATTGCTAAATAATTTATTTTTTTGATTAAAGAAAGTGTAGCCAGTACTTGGTAAATACCCTTTTAAATTTTCGAATTTCAAAGTTTTATTATATTTTTCTATCCATTCTTTTTTGAAACTCCCAAGGAATCTAATTGCCCACTATACAAAGCATTATACTTAGCAGTTTCATCTTTTATAATCTTAAAGGTTGCTTTTTGAAGCTTAACAGAATCTTTATCCCAATATTTCTCATTTTTTTCTAAAACAACCTCACTTTGATGTGTCCAGCTCTTTATAACGAATGGTCCACAGTAAACTTCAAGAGTTTCTGCTTCACTACCATACTTTTCCCCATGCTTTTCAACTATATCTTGTCTTAAAGGCATAAATAATTTAAAATAAGTTAAATCTAAAAAATATGGGCATGGCTGCTTTAACGTAAATTCTAATGTTTTATCATCTATTGCCTTTACCCCTAAATCCTCTAAACTTCCTTTTTAGAATTGTATTCATCTGCTCCTTTTATTGGTGATAACAAAAATGCATAACTTGAACCTGTTTTAGGATTTAAAGTTCTCTTTATAGAATATATAAAATCTTTTGCTGTAACTTTCTTTCCATCACTCCAGTTATAATCTCTTAAATGAAATGTCCAAACTTTACCATCCTCACTAAGTTCCCAGTCCTTTGCTCCTGCTGGTTTTATTACATCTTTTCCTTCAACCTGCTCAACTCTTGTTAGTCCTTCATAAACTTCTCCTAGAACCTCTGAAGAATAAACATCACTAGATCTTGATAAGTCTAGGGTCTTAGGTTCCACATATATAAGATTTAAAAATTGATTTTTATCCATTTTAACTTCTTCTTTTGATTTTTTCTTTTTCTTAGATGCTTCTCCATTTGTTTTACTACTTTTGCATCCAATCATAGCTGAAGACATAATAAGAGATACACCTATAAGTAATGACAATAATTTTTTAGTTTTCATTAATAATACCCCCTACATTTTTACATAATATATTTTACATAATTTTTTTTACTTATTTTACTTTATAATATATTATATTCACATTTTACAAGATGTTTACACTTATATTTATTTTGTAAATAAATTTTCCTTTTTATTTACAACTATTTTACAATTAAGGGTTTTTACAAAAAAGCAATAAAAAAACTACATAAATGTAGTATGAAAACTAATTTATATAGTCAAATAATTTATTTAAAGCTTTTAAAAATATAAAAATAAAATCACATATTAAATAAAAATATATTATAATACTATATATACTTATTCTTTTAAAAAGCTGTATTAGGAAACTAATATATATACTTTATTTATCATATTATAATAAAGATATTTAAACTAAAATCAAAAATACAATTTTATTAAAATTATAATCTTACAGGGAGGTATTTAAATGAGTATATTCAAAGGATCAGGCGTTGCTATAATAACCCCTTTTAACGAAAAAGGAGTGGATTTTGAAACCTTAGGGAAGCTTTTAGATTGGCATGTGGAAAATAAAACTGATGCCATAGTTGTATGCGGAACAACTGGAGAAGCAACTACAATGACTTTAGAAGAAAAGAAAGAGACTATTAAATTTACAGTAGAGAGAATAAATAAAAGAATTCCAGTAATAGCAGGTACAGGAAGCAATAACACAGAAGCTGCTATATCCATGAGCAAATGGGCTGAAAGCATAGGAGTAGATGGTCTTCTTGTTATTACTCCTTATTATAATAAAACCACTCAAAAAGGTCTTATCGCACACTATGAAGCTATTTTAGAAAATGTAAACACTCCTATTATAATTTACAATGTTCCAGGAAGAACAGGTCTTAATATTTTACCTGAAACTCTAAAAAAGCTTTGCAAACATAAAAATATAGTAGCTGTAAAAGAAGCTAGCGGAAATATAAGTCAAATAGCTAAAATAAGAGCTTTATGTGGAGAGGATTTAGATATATACTCTGGAAATGACGACGAAATAATTCCTATATTGTCTCTAGGGGGCTCTGGCGTAATATCAGTGCTTGCAAATATCATACCTCTTGATGTTCATAATATGTGCGATTTATATTTAAAGGGAAAGGTAAAAGAAGCTTTAGATATTCAAATGAAATCTTTGGATTTAGCAAACTCATTGTTTGTAGAAACTAATCCTATTCCAATAAAAACTGCACTTAATCTTTTAGGTGTTAAAGCCGGTCATTTAAGACTTCCTCTTTGCGAAATGGAAGAAAAAAATATTATTAAACTAAGAAATGCTATGACTTCATATGGACTTACTTTAAAGGAGGATTAAGATGATAAGAATTTTATTAAACGGCTGTAATGGAAAAATGGGGAAAATGATTTCAAAAACAGCCACTGATTTTAAAGAACTAGAAATAACCGCTGGAATTGATAAGTACACAGAAAAAAGTTTTAACTACAATGTTTATGAAAACATTGAGAAGGTAGATGTAGATTTTGATGTTATTTTAGATTTCTCAAGACCCACTGCCTTAGACTCTCTAATTGACTATGCAAAAAGAAATAAAAAGCCTCTAGTTCTTTGCACTACAGGTTATTCAAAAGAACAAATCGAGAAAATCAATGAAAGTAGCAAAGACTGCGCTATTTTCCGTTCAGCTAATATGTCTATTGGAGTTAATGTTTTAAATAACCTTTTAAGAAAGATTTCTGCTTTTTTATATGAAGATTTCGATATAGAAATAATAGAAAAACATCATAACCAAAAAGTTGATGCCCCAAGTGGTACTGCACTTCTTTTAGGGGATACTATAAGAGAATCAATAAAAGAAGATACTGAATACAAATTTGGAAGAAATGGTAGCTCTAAAAGAGAAAAGAAAGAAATAGGTGTTCACGCTGTAAGAGCAGGTTCAATTGTAGGGGAACATGAAGTTATTTTTGCTGGAAATGGTGAAATAATTGAACTAAAACACACTGCACTTTCAAGAGAAGTTTTCGCAGTTGGAGCCCTTAAGGCCTGCAACTTCATGAGGGGAAAAGCCAAAGGACTATACTCAATGGATGACGTTCTTAAAGAAAAATAGTAGCTTAACTTTCATATAAAATATTCTAGTTAGCGAAGGAAAATAACATCTTGCAAAAGAAACATTTGAACAAAGTTTACAAGTTCTTGGCTTTGCGAATATGAAAAAAGTAATTTTTAAATTATGAATTCCAAAGGAATATTAATTTAAAAATCTTTTTTCAATATAAGCAAAGCTTAGAACTTGTTACTGAAGTGAATAGTTTCTGGCAAGATATTATTTTCCGAAAGCTAACTAATTTTCATTTATAAATTTTTCAAGTTCATCTAAGGCTTTTTTTAATTCTAAAGTACTATAGGAATAAGATATTCTAATATAACCTTCTCCACCTTCTCCAAAAGCAGAACCAGGTACCATGGCAACTCTATATTTATCTAAAAGTCTATCACAAAATTCTTCACTACTTATATTGTATTTACTTATATTAGGGAAAATATAAAAAGCTCCTTCAGGTTTAATTACATCTAGTCCCATGGAATTTAATCTATTATAAACATAATCTCTTCTTTTTGAAACTCATTTTTCATATGCTCTACATCTTCCATACAGCTTTTAAGCCCCTCAAGAGCTGCATATTGGCTAATAGATGGTGCACAAGATACATTGTATTGGTGTACCTTCATTAAATTTTTAAAAATTTCTCCTGTAGCACAAAAATATCCAATTCTAAGACCTGTCATGGAAAAAATTTTAGAAAATCCATTTACAAGAATTATTTTGTCCCTTATATCCTCACATTGTGCAATAGAATAATAAGTATCTTTATAGTAAATTGAGCTATATATTTCATCAGTTATTACCAAAATATCATTTTCTTTTATTAATTCAAATAGCTTATCCCTATTTTCTAAGCTTAAAATGCTACCTGTAGGATTGCAAGGATAAGATAAAACCAAGGCTTTAGGCTTTTCTTTTTTTATTAACTTTTCTAAATAATCTATGTCTAAGGAAAAATCCACATTCAATTTATAATTTATAACTGTTCCACCTAATATCTTAGTGCAACTTTCATAAGCTGGATAAGCTATAGCTGGAATAAGCACCTTATCACCTTCATTAATAATTCCTGCAAAAGATGCAAATAGTCCTTCACTTCCGCCAACTGTAATACAAACTTCTTCCTTTGAATAATTTATACCTAATCTTTTTAAATAATTGCTTATTTCCTCTCTTAGACTTAAAAGCCCTTGATTTGAAGTATAAGTAGTTTTATTTTCATTTATAGCCCTTATCATGGCTTCTTTAGCTTTACTTGGAACATTAAAATCAGGCTGACCTAAAGTAAGAGAAATTACCTTTGGATATTTAGATACTTTATTTGAAAACCTTCTAATTCCCGATATTTCTATACCTTTAACGTTTCTTGATATTTTATCTTTCAAAATCAACACACCCTTCTTTTGTTTCCACTCTAATCCAATAGCTAATGTGAATAAATTATATTTTTATTTAGTTATAAAATTGATTTAAACTATATAAAAAACATTATATAATATATTCTTTGTTTATTAAATAAATTTAATGAAAAATTAAATTCTAAAGCTTAAATGCTCTTTTGTAATAAAAAACTGACATATTTTCTCTTTCATTTGCAAATATTATTTATTATAATATTATCATATAATAATTAGCTTAAATTCAATAATTAGATTTAATATAAGGAGGAATTTTAAATGTCTTACAATTTAACAGATCCATATGAAATTGCACGATTTATAAAAGAAGCTAAAAAGTCAACTCCTATAAAATTATATATTCAAGGAGACTTAAGTGGTTGTGATTTTGAAAATATAGATAATTTCTCAAGTGGAAATTTACATATTTTATTTGGTGAAAATGAACACATAGCAAAATTTTTAGATACTTATAAAGAAAAAATTGAAAAAGTTAAGATGGAACAAGATAGAAGAAATTCTGCTATTCCACTTTTAGACCTTAGAGAAATAAAAGCTAGAATAGAACCCGGTGCTATTATAAGAGATAAAGTACTAATAGGTGAAAATGCAGTTATAATGATGGGAGCTGTAATAAACATAGGTTCTGAAATTGGCTCTGAAACAATGATAGATATGAATGCCGTAGTAGGTGCTAGAGCTAAAATAGGCCGTAAAGTTCACCTTGGTGCAGGAGCAGTGGTTGCAGGAGTTCTAGAACCACCTAGTAAATCACCTTGTGAAATAGGAGATAATGTTTTAATCGGGGCTAATGCAGTTATTTTAGAAGGAGTTAAAATTGGAAATAACGCTGTAGTTGCTGCAGGTTCAATTGTCGTTAGTGATGTACCTGAGGGAGTTGTAGTTGCAGGCTCTCCAGCTAAAATTGTTAAAAAAGTAGACGAGGGAACTAAAAGTAAAACTCAAATACTAGACGATTTAAGAAAATAATTTTAAATTATTAAAGAGGCTGATTTAAATCAGCCTCTTATTATTAATAAATTAAATAAGACCTTTTTATATTACATCGATATCGTTTTCTTCCTCTTCTCCATTGTCTGTACTATCAATAACTTCTTTGTTCTTATTCATTTTTTCCATTTTTGATATTGAAACCTCATAAGCTACCTTATCTATTACCTCTGATTCAGATAATTTTTTTGGTATTCTCTACTTTGAAGTCTTCCCCAAATTCTTATATTATCTCCAACTTCTAAGGTTTTACAAAATCTAGAATTTCTGCCCCAAGCAATAGTAGGTATATAATCTGATTTATTATATGGTCTATTAACTGCAAGCAACATATCTGATATTTCTCTTCCAAATGGTGTTATTCTATATACGGGTTTTTTACATATATATCCATCTAAGAATATCATATTTGGATTTTTAGTTCTTTGAAGACATGGTCTTACATCTCTTGCAAAGACAGTTAATATAAGTCTATTAGATCCATCTACAAACTTATTATAAGATCTTAACTGACCATCTACACATAGATCCATTCCTTCTTCTAAATCCATACCTGTTATTAATCTTTCTGAAACTGTTATGTTTAGCTTGTCTCTTGAATTACTTAATCTTGGAACTTCCAAAGTAAATGTATAAAACCCTTCTCCATACATTTCGTGACTAAATTCCAACTTACTAACCATTTTCCCCTCTAAATAAATTTTGTTGTTCATCATTAAATTGTCCATCTTTCTCCCTCTTTCCCCTTAGTTTTTTAATAATTACATACTATAAAATATTCACTTAACATTGGTAATATTACTATTTATTTTCTAAACTAACTTATTTCCATTATAATACAAATAGTATATATTTTTCAATAGATTATAATAATTAAACGTATACAAATCATAGATGAGTATAATACTAAAGATAAAGTCATCCTTAGCTAAAAAGCATTATGGCTAATATATACTTTGTTTATGATATAAACTTATCTTTTATAATTGTACCATTATTATTAATTATTTCAAAATTTGTTTACCAGTGCTATCTATATAAAAATCTTCTTTATATATTAAATCTGACACTTT is part of the Haloimpatiens sp. FM7315 genome and harbors:
- the dapB gene encoding 4-hydroxy-tetrahydrodipicolinate reductase, with the protein product MIRILLNGCNGKMGKMISKTATDFKELEITAGIDKYTEKSFNYNVYENIEKVDVDFDVILDFSRPTALDSLIDYAKRNKKPLVLCTTGYSKEQIEKINESSKDCAIFRSANMSIGVNVLNNLLRKISAFLYEDFDIEIIEKHHNQKVDAPSGTALLLGDTIRESIKEDTEYKFGRNGSSKREKKEIGVHAVRAGSIVGEHEVIFAGNGEIIELKHTALSREVFAVGALKACNFMRGKAKGLYSMDDVLKEK
- the dapD gene encoding 2,3,4,5-tetrahydropyridine-2,6-dicarboxylate N-acetyltransferase is translated as MSYNLTDPYEIARFIKEAKKSTPIKLYIQGDLSGCDFENIDNFSSGNLHILFGENEHIAKFLDTYKEKIEKVKMEQDRRNSAIPLLDLREIKARIEPGAIIRDKVLIGENAVIMMGAVINIGSEIGSETMIDMNAVVGARAKIGRKVHLGAGAVVAGVLEPPSKSPCEIGDNVLIGANAVILEGVKIGNNAVVAAGSIVVSDVPEGVVVAGSPAKIVKKVDEGTKSKTQILDDLRK
- the dapA gene encoding 4-hydroxy-tetrahydrodipicolinate synthase, with the translated sequence MSIFKGSGVAIITPFNEKGVDFETLGKLLDWHVENKTDAIVVCGTTGEATTMTLEEKKETIKFTVERINKRIPVIAGTGSNNTEAAISMSKWAESIGVDGLLVITPYYNKTTQKGLIAHYEAILENVNTPIIIYNVPGRTGLNILPETLKKLCKHKNIVAVKEASGNISQIAKIRALCGEDLDIYSGNDDEIIPILSLGGSGVISVLANIIPLDVHNMCDLYLKGKVKEALDIQMKSLDLANSLFVETNPIPIKTALNLLGVKAGHLRLPLCEMEEKNIIKLRNAMTSYGLTLKED